A single window of Meiothermus sp. DNA harbors:
- a CDS encoding GDCCVxC domain-containing (seleno)protein, protein MTLTSTLTCPSCGQQETLTMPTDACQHFYVCTGCGFWMRPKPGDCCVFCSYGDVPCPPKQQEQSCAGGGACSA, encoded by the coding sequence ATGACGCTTACCTCCACCCTCACCTGCCCCTCCTGCGGCCAGCAGGAGACCCTCACCATGCCCACCGACGCTTGCCAGCATTTCTATGTCTGCACAGGTTGTGGCTTTTGGATGCGGCCCAAGCCGGGGGATTGCTGTGTGTTTTGCAGTTACGGCGATGTGCCCTGCCCGCCCAAACAGCAAGAGCAGTCTTGCGCTGGGGGCGGTGCCTGCAGTGCATGA
- a CDS encoding arsenate reductase (azurin) small subunit, with product MVVSRRRVVQVLGGVTMASLTGAGKAQFWFAPSLTYPAIKIGNVNSLKNNEPVYFNYPDARSQGILVKLGRPAIGGVGRERDIVAFSATCTHMGCGVQYKGGRFLCPCHYSMFDPAKAAVVYQGLASTGLPQIQLGIAQNGDIFARAVNGLIWGRVKNI from the coding sequence ATGGTCGTCAGTCGCAGGCGCGTCGTGCAAGTGTTGGGTGGGGTCACCATGGCCTCGCTCACCGGCGCGGGCAAGGCCCAGTTCTGGTTTGCTCCCAGCCTGACCTATCCCGCCATCAAGATCGGCAACGTCAACAGCCTCAAAAACAACGAGCCGGTCTACTTCAACTACCCCGACGCCCGCTCCCAGGGCATCCTGGTCAAGCTGGGCCGCCCGGCCATCGGTGGGGTGGGGCGCGAACGGGATATTGTGGCTTTTTCGGCCACCTGCACCCACATGGGCTGCGGCGTGCAGTACAAGGGCGGGCGCTTCCTCTGCCCCTGCCACTACTCCATGTTCGACCCGGCCAAGGCCGCCGTGGTCTACCAGGGGCTGGCTAGCACCGGGCTGCCGCAAATCCAGCTGGGCATCGCACAAAACGGCGACATCTTCGCCAGAGCCGTCAACGGCCTGATCTGGGGCCGGGTCAAGAACATCTAA
- a CDS encoding arsenate reductase (azurin) large subunit, with protein sequence MSNIGRRDALPIPPTNAEVKNTVCQYCTVGCGYKVYTWPVGSQGGLAANQNAFGVDLRNPQNPLGGLVYTETMHSIVTRKDGRQYHVVIVPAGDSPINFKRDHSSRGATNAVATWSDARATKERLKYPLLRMGDQFQVITWDEALTILAGVAKGIRDKDGNDDNIAVKAFDHGGSGAGFENNWGVGSLFFKGFSVKHIAIHNRPAYNSEVWGSRERGVHELNYDAIDARLADTIVLWGANPYETASIFYTEHMQPNIQGATLDEKRRNLSRGEPVEAGYLIVIDPRRTSSLTIAEAIAKDRTLHLRPNLGTDYILANAIARVMWERKYYDQRFLETRTDMAKFEEYKEKSLKLGTPYAQFMAEVERITGVRRADIEKAADWIAKPKAGGFARRTLTIYEKGIIWNMKNYDQVAAIVQMAVLGNNVGRAGTGCGRLGGHQEGYVRPPSPTPGSIYNGGPPVNVDKYLTDGKGKLYWVIGTNPYLSTPNNQLFRKRIRERTKALSDFLGQSGEPGTTQELVAKILEGLDATGGLFMVVQDLYLIHTAMDAHLVLPASAWGEANQTSINCNSRLLRLYEKFMDPPGEAKQDWEICKLMGLKMAELYRAEGKEEEAKKFEFGKNWRTDEDVFLDGGNSYPNNAIPASEEATLPAECYKGVTYAFLRQVGQQGIRTPVRIENGRPVGTLRRYSVKFGTKDGKFSWYGTDDWEGYPEEVAKYLEGEKAQKYPFWMTTGRAQAIWQTMYNDRFLPEKMNTLPMPYIEIHPQDAQRLGLRNGDLAQVWNEEGNGTFLVYVSDSVRPGMIFALQYHHLGTSNSMTPGYTDPKTTIPWYKGTRVAIRKVRGALPDLQNNTSFLQQNKFD encoded by the coding sequence ATGTCCAACATCGGTCGTCGTGATGCACTGCCCATCCCGCCCACCAACGCAGAGGTCAAGAACACCGTCTGCCAGTACTGCACGGTGGGGTGTGGCTACAAGGTATACACCTGGCCGGTCGGGTCGCAAGGGGGCCTGGCCGCCAACCAGAACGCTTTTGGGGTAGACCTGCGCAACCCGCAGAACCCCCTGGGGGGCTTGGTCTACACCGAGACCATGCACTCCATCGTGACGCGCAAAGACGGTCGCCAGTACCACGTAGTAATCGTGCCAGCTGGCGACTCTCCCATCAACTTCAAACGCGACCACTCCTCCCGCGGGGCCACCAACGCCGTGGCCACCTGGAGCGACGCCCGCGCCACCAAGGAGCGGCTCAAGTACCCGCTTTTGCGCATGGGCGACCAGTTCCAGGTCATCACCTGGGACGAGGCCCTCACCATCCTGGCCGGGGTGGCCAAGGGCATCCGCGATAAGGACGGCAACGACGACAACATTGCAGTCAAGGCCTTCGACCACGGGGGCTCGGGCGCCGGCTTCGAAAACAACTGGGGGGTGGGCAGCCTCTTCTTCAAAGGCTTCAGCGTCAAGCACATCGCCATCCACAACCGCCCGGCCTACAACTCCGAGGTCTGGGGCAGCCGCGAGCGGGGCGTCCACGAGCTCAACTACGACGCCATCGACGCCCGGCTGGCCGACACCATCGTGCTCTGGGGTGCCAACCCCTACGAGACCGCCAGCATCTTCTACACCGAGCACATGCAGCCCAACATCCAGGGGGCTACGCTGGATGAAAAGCGGCGCAATCTAAGTCGGGGGGAGCCGGTCGAAGCGGGCTATTTGATTGTGATAGACCCTCGTCGCACCAGCAGCCTGACCATCGCCGAGGCCATCGCCAAAGACCGCACCCTGCACCTGCGGCCCAACCTGGGCACCGACTACATCCTGGCCAACGCCATCGCTCGGGTCATGTGGGAGCGCAAGTACTACGATCAGCGCTTCCTGGAGACCCGCACCGACATGGCCAAATTTGAGGAGTATAAGGAGAAGTCCCTCAAGCTGGGCACCCCCTACGCCCAGTTCATGGCCGAGGTAGAACGCATCACCGGCGTACGCCGAGCCGACATCGAGAAAGCCGCCGACTGGATCGCCAAGCCCAAGGCCGGGGGCTTTGCCCGCCGCACCCTCACCATCTACGAAAAAGGCATCATCTGGAACATGAAAAACTACGACCAGGTGGCGGCCATCGTACAGATGGCGGTGCTGGGCAACAACGTGGGACGGGCCGGAACCGGCTGTGGCCGCCTGGGTGGGCACCAGGAAGGCTACGTACGTCCTCCCTCCCCCACCCCGGGCTCGATCTACAACGGGGGGCCGCCCGTCAACGTGGACAAGTACCTGACCGATGGCAAAGGCAAGCTGTACTGGGTGATCGGCACCAACCCCTACCTCTCCACCCCCAACAACCAGCTCTTCCGCAAGCGCATCCGCGAGCGCACCAAGGCCCTCTCGGACTTCCTGGGTCAGTCCGGTGAGCCCGGCACCACCCAGGAGCTGGTGGCCAAAATCCTGGAGGGCCTGGACGCCACCGGCGGGCTGTTTATGGTGGTGCAAGACCTCTACCTGATCCACACCGCCATGGACGCCCACCTGGTGCTCCCGGCCAGCGCCTGGGGCGAAGCCAACCAGACCTCCATCAACTGCAACAGCCGCCTCCTGCGCCTTTACGAGAAGTTCATGGATCCGCCGGGCGAGGCCAAGCAGGACTGGGAAATCTGCAAGCTGATGGGCCTCAAGATGGCCGAGCTGTACCGGGCCGAGGGCAAAGAAGAAGAAGCCAAAAAGTTTGAGTTCGGCAAGAACTGGCGCACCGACGAGGACGTCTTCCTGGACGGCGGCAACTCCTACCCCAACAACGCCATCCCGGCCAGCGAGGAGGCCACTCTGCCCGCCGAGTGCTACAAGGGCGTCACCTATGCCTTCTTGCGCCAGGTAGGGCAGCAGGGCATCCGCACCCCGGTGCGGATCGAAAATGGCCGGCCGGTGGGCACCCTGCGGCGCTACAGCGTAAAGTTCGGCACCAAGGACGGTAAGTTTAGCTGGTACGGCACCGACGACTGGGAAGGCTATCCCGAAGAGGTAGCCAAGTACCTGGAAGGCGAGAAGGCCCAGAAGTACCCCTTCTGGATGACCACCGGCCGGGCCCAGGCCATCTGGCAGACCATGTATAACGACCGCTTCCTGCCGGAGAAGATGAACACCCTGCCCATGCCCTACATCGAGATTCACCCGCAGGACGCCCAGCGGCTCGGGCTGAGAAACGGCGACCTGGCCCAGGTCTGGAACGAGGAGGGCAACGGCACCTTCCTGGTCTACGTGAGCGACTCGGTGCGGCCCGGCATGATCTTTGCCCTGCAGTACCACCACCTGGGCACCTCCAACAGTATGACCCCAGGCTACACCGATCCCAAGACCACCATCCCCTGGTACAAGGGCACCCGGGTGGCCATCCGCAAGGTGCGGGGCGCCCTGCCCGACCTGCAGAACAACACCAGCTTCTTGCAGCAGAACAAGTTTGACTAA
- a CDS encoding sodium:calcium antiporter: protein MLLFLSFAGSLALLIMAARLFSGAAERIGLALGLSTFMVGVIIVGVGTSLPELITGLFSVSQGVSQIVSGNVLGANASNLLLILGVSAVFSVLRPVYLGEAYIAIDLHFLVGSAFVLGVVMLDGMVGRVEGLCLLAVYGVYVGYLLKEGSSGRKNGEPRPALASRDLLLVGLSAVGLYFGAEWTVNSVQGLAAAMGVPPAIVAVTVLALGTTLPELVVSFTAARQGKASLAVGNILGSCVFNALVVVGAAAVYGTAKAPPELTGFALPFVVGSSLLFYLLVQDRRISSWEGMLFLLMYGLFVLEISGLA from the coding sequence ATGCTGCTTTTCCTCTCTTTTGCGGGCAGCCTGGCTTTGCTAATCATGGCTGCACGTCTTTTTAGCGGAGCTGCCGAGCGCATCGGGCTGGCCCTGGGCCTGTCTACCTTCATGGTGGGGGTCATCATTGTGGGGGTGGGCACTTCGCTGCCCGAGCTAATCACGGGGCTTTTTTCGGTGAGCCAGGGGGTTTCCCAGATTGTGAGTGGCAACGTGCTGGGGGCCAACGCTTCCAATCTGCTGCTAATTCTGGGGGTGAGCGCGGTTTTTTCGGTGTTGCGCCCGGTCTACCTGGGTGAGGCCTACATTGCCATAGATTTGCACTTTTTGGTGGGCTCGGCGTTTGTGCTGGGGGTAGTGATGTTGGATGGGATGGTGGGCCGGGTGGAGGGGCTGTGCTTGCTGGCCGTTTACGGGGTCTACGTAGGGTATCTCCTCAAAGAGGGGAGCAGTGGACGGAAAAACGGTGAACCCCGCCCGGCGTTGGCCTCCCGCGACCTGCTGCTGGTAGGGCTCAGCGCGGTGGGCCTCTACTTTGGGGCCGAATGGACGGTGAACAGCGTTCAAGGCCTGGCCGCCGCTATGGGCGTGCCCCCGGCCATCGTGGCGGTGACGGTGTTGGCCCTGGGCACCACCCTGCCCGAGCTGGTGGTGAGCTTCACGGCGGCACGGCAGGGCAAGGCCTCGTTGGCGGTGGGTAACATCCTGGGCTCTTGTGTGTTTAATGCGCTGGTCGTGGTGGGTGCGGCGGCCGTCTACGGCACGGCCAAGGCGCCGCCCGAACTGACGGGGTTTGCCCTACCTTTTGTGGTGGGTTCTTCGCTGCTGTTTTACCTCTTGGTACAAGATCGGCGCATCTCGAGCTGGGAGGGAATGCTTTTTTTGCTGATGTACGGGCTGTTTGTGCTCGAGATTAGCGGTCTGGCCTAA
- a CDS encoding helix-turn-helix transcriptional regulator, with amino-acid sequence MNETLAVARLKALADPVRLRLVRLLAELPDEHTVRDPRCGAALGACFCHLEERLGVSAPTVSHHLKVLREAGLIEVVRAGRWSYYRLLPAGLEGLLHDLEALRSAHRLQRLERAQ; translated from the coding sequence ATGAACGAGACGCTGGCGGTAGCCCGCCTCAAAGCCCTTGCCGACCCGGTGCGGCTCCGGCTGGTGCGCTTGCTGGCCGAGCTGCCCGACGAACACACGGTACGTGACCCGCGCTGCGGGGCAGCGCTGGGGGCTTGTTTTTGCCACCTCGAGGAGCGGCTGGGGGTTTCGGCCCCCACGGTCAGCCATCACCTCAAGGTGCTGCGCGAGGCCGGCTTGATTGAGGTGGTGCGGGCCGGGCGCTGGTCGTACTACCGGCTGTTGCCGGCGGGCCTCGAGGGTCTTTTGCACGATCTCGAGGCCCTCCGCTCCGCCCATCGCCTGCAAAGGCTCGAGCGGGCCCAATGA